The following nucleotide sequence is from Streptomyces bathyalis.
ATCACGACGACCGCCGCGGCGCCGTCGGAGATCTGGGAGGCCGAACCGGCCGTGATCGTCCCGTCCTTGGCGAAGGCGGGCTTCAGCTTGCCCAGCGACTCGGCGGTGGTCTCGCCGCGGATGCCCTCGTCCTGGCTGAAGACGACGGGGTCGCCCTTGCGCTGCGGGATCTCCACCGGCGTGATCTCGGCCTCGAACAGGCCGTTCTTCTGGGCCGTGGCGGCCCTCTGGTGGGACCGCGCCGCGACCTCGTCCTGTTCGGGACGCGCGATGCCGAGCCTGGTGTTGTGCTTCTCCGTCGACGCGCCCATCGCGATGTTCTCGAAGGAGTCGGTCAGCCCGTCATGGGCCATCGCGTCGAGCATCTCGACGGCGCCGTACTTGTAGCCCTCACGGGACTTGGGCAGCAGGTGCGGCGCGTTGGTCATCGACTCCTGCCCGCCCGCGACGACGATGTCGAACTCGCCGGCCCGCACGAGCTGGTCGGCCAGGGCGATCGCGTCGAGCCCGGAGAGGCAGACCTTGTTGACGGTCAGGGCCGGCACGTTCATCGGGATGCCCGCCTTGACGGCCGCCTGCCGTGCCGGGATCTGGCCCGCACCGGCCTGGAGCACCTGCCCCATGATCACGTACTCGACCTGGTCGCCGCCGATACCGGCCCGCTCCAGCGCCGCCTTGATCGCGAAGCCGCCGAGGTCGGCGCCCGAGAAGGACTTCAGCGAGCCGAGCAGCCGTCCCATGGGCGTACGGGCACCGGAGACGATCACCGAGGTGCTGCCGTCCGTACGAGCTGACGTACCAGTCATGAGGTTCAGATCCCTTCCTGAGGGTCCCCCCGGGCCGCGGGCTCACGGGGTGCGGTCCACCCGGCCGCGAGGCGCGGGAGGAAGTTAACGAGGGTTAAGGGGACTTCCGCCAATGTACTGAGCGGTACGGTCCCGGGTCACCGGTCGAAGGGTGTGACCGTGCGCACGTTGCGTAACCGGGCACGCAGACGCTGCACTGGGGCAATGCTGACGCGTATCGACCACATCGGGATCGCCTGTTTCGACCTGGACAAGACCACCGAGTTCTACCGTGCCACGTACGGCTTCGAGGTCTTCCATACCGAGGTCAACGAGGAGCAGGGGGTCCGCGAGGCCATGCTCCGCATCAACGGCACGGACGACGGCGGCGCCTCGTACATCCAGCTCCTGGAGCCGGTGCGCGAGGACTCCACCGTCGCGAAGTGGCTGGACAAGAACGGCGAGGGTGTACACCACATCGCCTTCGGCACCGCCGACGTGGACGCCGACTCGGAGGAGATCCGCGGCCGCGGCGTCCGTGTTCTCTACGACGAACCGCGCAGGGGTTCGATGGACTCACGAATCACGTTCCTGCACCCCAAGGACTGCCACGGAGTCCTCACCGAGTTGGTCACCGCCGCCACCCCGCACACCTCTGGGAACTCATCGGCAACAACGAGCCACTGACGGCTGCTTCTCGGCCCGGTAGAGTGGCCACTCGGCCGGGGCGGGCCTCTGCACCATCCCGAGGAGGGTCCGGGCTGGGGGTTCCGACCCCGGAGATCTGCCGATGATCTGTCACCCTCGCACGAGGGGGCAGTTCACCACCACGACCAGGGGACGGATGGGACCGCGCAGTGCGGGGCTACGACCGCTACGAGGCTGACGACCACCTCTCGCAATTCGAGGCCGAGATGGAGCGGCTGAAGAAAGAGCGGGAGAAGGCCGTCGACCATGCCGACGACCTCGGCTATCAGGTCGAAGTGCTGCGCGCCAAGCTCCACGAGGCGCGCCGCGCTCTTGCTACGCGCCCGGCCAGCTACGACAACCTGTCCCAGCAGGCCGAATCGCTGCTGCGCAACGCCCAGCTCCAGGCCGACCAGATGCGGGCCGACGCCGAGCGCGAGCTGCGCGACGCCCGCATGGAGACGCAGCGGCTGCTCCAGGAGCGGGCCGAGCAGCAGTCCCGCCTGGAGTCGGAGCTGCACGCCGAGGCGGTACGCCGCCGCCAGCAGCTCGACCAGGAGCTGGCCGAGCGCCGCTCCACCGTCGAGTCCCACGTCAACGAGAACGTCGCCTGGGCCGAGCAGCTTCGTGCCCGTACGGAACAGCAGGCGCAGCGGCTCATGGAGGAGACGCGCGCCGAGTCCGAGCGGTCGCTGCAGCAGGCACGTGAAGAGGCCGAGCGGCACGCGGACGACACCCGCAGCAGGATGACCTCGGAGGCCGAGAAGGCCCGCGAGGAGGCCGACGCGATCCTGCGCCGGGCGCGCGCCGAGGCCGAGCGGATGCTCAATTCCGCCTCGACCCAGGCCCAGGAGGCCAGCGAGCACGCGGAGCGGCTGCGCACCTCCTCCACGTCCGAGTCCGAGTCCTCCCGCCGCGAGGCCGCCGACCTGGTGCGCCGGGCCGGCGAGCGGATGCAGGAGGCCGAGGCGGCGCTGCGCGAGGCCCGCGCCGAGGCCGAGCAGAAGCTGACCAAGGCGTCCGAGGCCGCGGAGAAGCTGCTCGCCGACGCCGAGTCGGACAACGAGCAGCGCCTGCGCACCGCCAAGAACGAAGTGGCCCGCATGGTCGGCGAGGCCACCAAGGAGTCCGAGGCCATCAAGGCCGAGGCCCAGCAGCTGCGCGATGAGGCGAAGGCCCACGCCGAGCAGATGATCGAGGAGGCCAAGGCCGAGGCCCGCTCCCGGTCCGCCGAGGAGTCCGCGAACCAGCTCGCCGAGGCCGCCCGCACCGCCGAGGACGCGCTCGACAAGGCGTCCGAGGAGGCCAAGGCCACCACGCGCAAGGCTTCCGAGGAAGCCGAACGCATCCGCCACGAGGCGCAGGAGGAGGCGGACCGGCTCCGCGCCGAGGCCGAGCGGCTGGTCGAGGAGCTCGAGGGCGCCGCCAAGGACGACACCAAGGAGTACCGCGAGCGGACCGTCGAGTTCCAGGAGGAGGCCCGGCGGCTGCGCGGTGAGGCCGAGCAGCTGCGCGCGGAGGCGGTCGAGGAGGGCGAGCGGCTGCGCGCGGAGGCGCGTCGCGAGGCCGTCCAGCAGATCGAGGAGGCGGCGAACCACGCCGAGGAACTCCTGATCAAGGCGAAGGCGGACGCGGAGGACACCCGCAGCGAGGCCGCCGCCGAGAGCGAGCGCGTGCGCACGGAGGCCATCGAGCGGGCCACGTCGCTGCGCCGCCAGGCAGAGGAGACCCTGGAGCGCGCCAACGCCGAGGCGGAGGAGCTGCGTTCGACCGCCGAGCAGCAGGCGGGGCAGACGCGCACCGACGCCGACGAGGCCGGCAGGCGCATCCGCGAGGAGGCCGAGCAGGCCGCCAAGGACCGCAAGGCGGAAGCGGCCGCGGAGCTGGAACGGCTGCACACCGAGGCGGAGAAGAAGCTCTCGGAGGCCGAGCGCGAACTCCGCGAGGCGCACACCGAGTCGGAGCGGCTGAGGGACGAGGCCCGCTCCGAGACCGAGCGGCTGCGCGCCGAGACGGCGGAGCGGCTGCGCACCCTCCAGCAGCAGGCGGAGGAGGAGGCCGAGCGGCTGCGCAACGAGGCGCACTCGGACGCCTCCCAGGCCCGGGCCGAGGGCGAGGCGCTGGCGGTTCAGCTGCGCAGCGACGCCGTGTCGGAGGCCGAGCGCCTGCGCAACGAGGCCCAGGACACGGCAGACCGCATCAGGTCGGAGGCCGCCGCCGCCGCGGAGCGGACGAACACCGAGGCGGCCGAGGCCCTGGAGGCGGCCCGCGAGGAGGCCGACCGGCGGCGGCGCGAGGCCGAGGAGCTGCTCTCCGGCGCCCGCGAGGAAGCACACAGGGAGCGCACGGACGCGCGCCGGCAGAGCGACGAGCTCCTGGCCACCGCCCGTCAGCGGGTCGAGGACGCGCAGACCGAAGCGGCCCGGCTCGTGGAGGAGGCCGAGCGCCGCGCGGCGGACATGGTCGGGACCGCCGAGGAGACCGCCCAGCAGGTGCGCGACTCGGTCACGGGACTGCACGAGCAGGCCGAGGAAGAGATCGCCCGGCGGCGGGCGGCGGCGGAGAAGGCCGCGGCGGAGCTGCGCCGGGAGGCGAAGGAGGAGTCCGAGGCCGCCAAGTCGATGGCGGAGACGACGGTTGCCGAGGCCCTGGACGAGGCGGAGCGTACGCGGACCGAGTCCGAGCGGGTGCTCGACGAGGCGCGCGAGGAGGCCGCCCGCCGGCGCAACGACGCCGCGGAGCAGGCCGACAGGCTGCTCGCCGAGGCGCGCGAGGAGGCCCGCCGCACCCAGACCTCCGCGGAGGAGCAGGCCGACACCATGGTGGGCGCGGCCCGGCGGGAGTCGGACCGTCTGGTCAGCGAGGCCCGCGAGGACAGCCGTCAGGTCGTGGAGAAGGCCCGCAACGACTCCAACACCATGCTGGAGGAGGCCAGGAGCGACGCCGTCGCGATCAGGGAACGCACGCAGGAGCAGCGGGCCCGGGTCGAGCGCGAGATCGAGAAGCTGCACGAGCGGGCGCGCAGGGAGTCCTCGGAGGCGATGCAGGCCGCGGGCGAACGCTGCGACAAGCTCGTGAAGGCCGCGCAGGAACAGCTGCGCGAGGCCGAGGAGAAGGCCGCACGTCTCGTGCGCGAGGCCGACAACGAGGCGAGCAATGTGCGCGTCTCGGCGGTCAAGAAGGCCGAGGGCCTGCTCAAGGACGCCGAGCAGCGCAAGACCGAACTCGTCCGGGAGGCCGAGCAGATGCGCGACGAGGCCAGGACCGAGGCGGAGAGGACCGTCGAGGCCGGGCAGCGTGAGCTGGAGGTGCTGGAGCGCCGCCAGGAGGACATCAACGCTGAGATCTCCCGCGTGCAGGACGTACTGGAAGCACTGGAGTCCTTCGAAACTCCCGGATCCGGCGGTGGCCCGGAAGGCGGGGGCGGAAAGAAGGGCGGTGCCGACACGGGATCAACAAACGGTGTGAAGGCGGGAGTTGGCGCAGGTACAACTCGGTCCGCTGGCAAGGAGTCCGGAAGTTAGCCACTCGAACGAGCGCACATTCTCCAGATCAAACCCGCAATGGCTCGATGACACGCCGTCTTGGCCCCTAGGATTCCCCTACAACTCCCCGTCTGATAACCCGTCTGACTCGACAGGAAACCCATGAGCGACACTTCCTCCCCCTTCGGCTTCGAGCTCGTGCGACGTGGCTATGACCGCGGGCAGGTGGACGACCGCATCACGAAGCTCGTCGCCGACCGTGACAGTGCACTGTCCCGTATCACCTCGCTGGAAAAGCGCATCGAGGAGCTTCACCTCGAGACGCAGAACGCCCAGGCCCAGGTAAACGACGCCGAGCCGTCCTACGCGGGGCTCGGCGCGCGGGTCGAGAAGATCCTCCGCCTCGCCGAGGAGGAGGCCAAGGACCTGCGCGACGAAGCCCGTCGCGCCGCCGAGCAGCACCGCGAGCTCGCCGAGGGCGCCGCTCAGCAGGTTCGCAACGACGCGGAGGCGTTCGCCGCCGAGCGCAAGGCCAAGGCCGAGGACGAGGGCGCCAGCATCGTCGAGAAGGCCAAGGGCGAGGCCACCGCGCTGCGCACGGAGGCGGAGAAGGACGCCCAGTCCAAGCGCGAGGAGGCGGACTCCCTCTTCGAGGACACCCGCGCGAAGGCCGCCCAGGCCGCCGCGGACTTCGAGACGAACCTCGCCAAGCGCCGCGAGCAGTCCGAGCGTGACCTCGCCTCCCGCCAGGCGAAGGCGGAGAAGCGTCTCGCCGAGATCGAGCACCGCGCCGAGCAGCTGCGTCTGGAGGCCGAGAAGCTGCGCACGGACGCCGAGCGCCGCGCCCGCCAGACGGTGGAGACCGCTCAGCGCCAGGCCGAGGACATCGTGGCCGACGCCAACGCCAAGGCCGACCGCGTCCGCAGCGAGTCCGAGCGCGAGCTGGCGGCCCTGACCAACCGCCGGGACAGCATCAACGCGCAGCTCACCAACGTGCGCGAGATGCTGGCCACCCTCACCGGTGCGGCGGTCGCCGCCGCCGGCCAGGGCGGCGAAGAGGGCGAGGCCGTGGCCGACGAGGAGTCGGCGGCCCGCAGCGTCCCCGCGCAGCAGTCCCGTTGACGGTGCTGACGCACTGACGAGCCCAGTACGCACGGGCCCGGCACATCTCGTGCCGGGCCCGTCGTGTGTCCGGCGGGCCCGGGACGGCGGCCCAGGGGCGGTTCGCCGACGTGCCGCGGGGCGGTACTGCCGGCGATCCCTTCTCCCCGTTCCGGTGCCGCGCAGAGGCCCAGGTCGTCCGCAATGTGCGAAAGCACCGGGAACCTGGGGCGCAGCCTTTGCGCACGCATGTGAGTGAGGCCGCGCAGCCCCTGGCATCGGAGGCTTTACGCGCATAGCGTCGGCGCATGATTGAGCTGCGCGGCCTGACCAAAAGGTACGGGGACAAGACAGCCGTCGACCATCTGACGTTCAGCGTGCGTCCCGGAGTGGTCACCGGCTTCCTCGGCCCCAACGGTGCGGGCAAATCCACGACGATGCGAATGATGCTCGGCCTGGACAGCCCCACCAGCGGTGACGTTCACATCGACGGCAAGCGCTACGACCAGCTCCGCGACCCGCTCAACCACATCGGTGCCCTGCTGGAGGCCAAGGCCGTGCACGGCGGGCGCAGCGCCTACAACCACCTGCTGTGCATGGCGCAGGCCAACAACATCCCGAAGAAGCGGATCGGCACCGTGCTGGACCTGGTCGGGCTCAGCGATGTGTCGAAGAAGCGCCCGAAGGGCTTCTCGCTGGGCATGGGGCAGCGACTCGGCATCGCCGCGGCGCTGCTCGGCGACCCGAAGATCCTGATGTTCGACGAGCCGGTCAACGGTCTGGACCCCGAGGGCATCCAGTGGATCCGCAACCTCATGAAGCATCTGGCCTCGGAGGGCCGCACGGTCTTCGTCTCGTCCCATCTGATGAGCGAAATGGCGCTGACCGCCGAGCACTTGGTGGTCATCGGGCGCGGCAAGCTGCTGGCGGACACCTCGATGGCGGACTTCATCGCCAAGAACTCACGCTCTTTCGTACGCGTGCGCACGCCGCAGCCCGAGCGGATGCGGGACGTGCTGGGAAGCGTCGGCGTCATGCCGGTCTTCGAGCAGGACGGCGGCATGCAGGTCGAGGGCATCGAGCCCGCCCGGATCGGTGAACTCGCCGCCTGGTACCAGGTCGTGCTGCACGAGCTGAGTCCCCAGAAGGCCTCGCTGGAGGAGGCCTTCATGCAGCTGACGGCGGAGTCCGTCGAATACGTGGCACGTGATCAGGCCTCACAGCCGGGACGTCAGCCGGACCGGGGCGCCAAGCCCGTCAGGAGGAAGCGGTAATGCCACACACCACGCGCGTTCTCCGCTCCGAGTGGACCAAGATCCGCTCCGTGCGGTCCACCCTGTGGACGCTGGCGACGGCGCTCATCGTGACGGTCGGGGTCTCCGCCGCCATCTGCGCCGTCACCGCCTCGCAGTTCGACAAGCTGGGCAAGCAGCAGCAGGCCACCTTCGACGCCACGCAGACGAGCTTCTCGGGCTCCGGCCTCGGGCAGCTGGCGATGATCGCGTTCGGCGTGCTGGTCGTCTCCAGCGAGTACAGCACCGGCATGATCCGCACCTCGCTCGCCGCCGTGCCGCAGCGCACCGTCTTCCTCGCATCCAAGATCTTCGTCGCCACGATGCTGGTGCTGGTGGTCGGCATGGCCACGAGCTTCCTGGCCTTCTTCGTCGGGCAGGCCCTGCTGGGCGAGAACAGCGTCTCGATCGAGGACGAGGGCGTGCTGCGCGCCGTGCTGGGCGGCGGGGTCTACATGACGCTGATCGCTCTTTTCTCCATGGGACTGAGTTTCGTGTTGCGCAGTCCCATGCTGGCCTTCGCGATCTTGATGCCGTTCTTCTTCCTGATCTCCAACATCCTCGAGGCGGTCAGCGCGACGAAGAAGTACGCCCACTATCTCCCGGACCAGGCGGGCAAGACGATCACAGCAGTCGTGCCGGAGTCGCTCAACCGTCCGTACGGGCCCTACGAGGGGCTGGCGATCATGGCGGGCTGGGCGGTGGCGGCCCTGATCGCCGGCTGGATCGTCCTCAAGCGCCGCGACGCGTGACCCTCGCCGGGCGGGCACGCGCCGGCAAACACCCGCGTCCGCAGAGCAGTTGCGCGCCCCTGGACCGCACCGAGCCCGCGCCCGGCCCGAGGTCCGTCCCGGGACCGGGGCGGGCTTGACCGCACCGCCGTGCGGCGCGGGCGTCGGCGAAGAACTCGCCGTCTACGGGCGAGGGTTGGCCGTAGGGTCTCCGCATGGTGGACGAGAGCGAGCGAGCCGTGAGATCGGCCATCGACGGGGAACTGCGGCTTCTCGATCCTGAGGTGCGGGCTTCTCCGGCGCTTGTCCTGGAACTTCTGGATCCGGAGTTCGCCGAGATCGGGGCCTCCGGACGCCGGTGGGACGTGGAGTCCGTCCTCACGGTGACGAGTGGCGGCACCGTATCGCCGGATTCGCCGGTCGAGGTCAGTGAAATGGCCGGGATGGCGCTCGCTCCCGGCATCGTTCACCTGACGTACTTCGCCGACAACCAGGGGCGCCGGTCGTGGCGGAGCTCCCTGTGGCGCCTGACAGAAGCCGGTTGGCGACTCTACTTCCACCAGGGCACTCCGACCGACGGAACGGTCGAAAGCGCCTCCCGTTGAGAGGGCGCTGCCTCAGGTCGGGCCCCGGCCGCCGGCACAGCGCCCGGCCGCGCGGGACCGGGAGCGGAGACCGGAGCGGGGACCGGAAGCGCCGCGACGCCTGACGCTCGCCGGACCGTACGGAAGAAGCGCCGCCCGGACGTGGCGGAACAGGCGGTTGCAACGGCCACCGGATGGAACCGATCCGGTCCCTTGTAGCCTCCTAGGCCATGTCCGGGGGCGAGTCAGCCCCGAACTTCGTCCAGGGACAAACGGATGATCGAGGCGTACGGCCTGACAAAGCGCTACGGCGCCAAGACGGCCGTCTACAACCTTTCCTTCCAGGTACGGCCGGGAGCCGTCACCGGCTTTCTGGGGCCCAACGGCTCCGGCAAGTCGACGACGATGCGGATGATCCTGGGCCTGGACACCCCGACCGCGGGCCGGGTCACAGTCGGCGGCCACCCGTTCCGCAATGTGCCGAACGCTCCGCGCCACGTCGGTGCCCTGCTCGATGCCAAGGCCGTGCACGGAGGACGCTCCGCCCGCAGCCATCTGCTGTCGCTGGCCCAGTTGTCGGGCATCCCGGCCCGCCGCGTGGACGAGGTCCTCGGCGTCGTCGGGCTTCAGCAGGTGGCCAAGAAGCGCTCGCAGGGGTTCTCCCTCGGCATGGGCCAGCGGCTCGGCATC
It contains:
- a CDS encoding ABC transporter permease — translated: MPHTTRVLRSEWTKIRSVRSTLWTLATALIVTVGVSAAICAVTASQFDKLGKQQQATFDATQTSFSGSGLGQLAMIAFGVLVVSSEYSTGMIRTSLAAVPQRTVFLASKIFVATMLVLVVGMATSFLAFFVGQALLGENSVSIEDEGVLRAVLGGGVYMTLIALFSMGLSFVLRSPMLAFAILMPFFFLISNILEAVSATKKYAHYLPDQAGKTITAVVPESLNRPYGPYEGLAIMAGWAVAALIAGWIVLKRRDA
- a CDS encoding ABC transporter ATP-binding protein, producing MIELRGLTKRYGDKTAVDHLTFSVRPGVVTGFLGPNGAGKSTTMRMMLGLDSPTSGDVHIDGKRYDQLRDPLNHIGALLEAKAVHGGRSAYNHLLCMAQANNIPKKRIGTVLDLVGLSDVSKKRPKGFSLGMGQRLGIAAALLGDPKILMFDEPVNGLDPEGIQWIRNLMKHLASEGRTVFVSSHLMSEMALTAEHLVVIGRGKLLADTSMADFIAKNSRSFVRVRTPQPERMRDVLGSVGVMPVFEQDGGMQVEGIEPARIGELAAWYQVVLHELSPQKASLEEAFMQLTAESVEYVARDQASQPGRQPDRGAKPVRRKR
- a CDS encoding acetyl-CoA C-acetyltransferase translates to MIVSGARTPMGRLLGSLKSFSGADLGGFAIKAALERAGIGGDQVEYVIMGQVLQAGAGQIPARQAAVKAGIPMNVPALTVNKVCLSGLDAIALADQLVRAGEFDIVVAGGQESMTNAPHLLPKSREGYKYGAVEMLDAMAHDGLTDSFENIAMGASTEKHNTRLGIARPEQDEVAARSHQRAATAQKNGLFEAEITPVEIPQRKGDPVVFSQDEGIRGETTAESLGKLKPAFAKDGTITAGSASQISDGAAAVVVMSRAKAEELGVEWLAEIGAHGNVAGPDNSLQSQPSRAIEHALAKDGTGIKAADLDLIEINEAFAAVAVQSTKDLGVSPEKVNVNGGAIALGHPIGMSGARIVLHLALELRRRGGGTGAAALCGGGGQGDALLLRVPGNAGR
- a CDS encoding cellulose-binding protein — protein: MSDTSSPFGFELVRRGYDRGQVDDRITKLVADRDSALSRITSLEKRIEELHLETQNAQAQVNDAEPSYAGLGARVEKILRLAEEEAKDLRDEARRAAEQHRELAEGAAQQVRNDAEAFAAERKAKAEDEGASIVEKAKGEATALRTEAEKDAQSKREEADSLFEDTRAKAAQAAADFETNLAKRREQSERDLASRQAKAEKRLAEIEHRAEQLRLEAEKLRTDAERRARQTVETAQRQAEDIVADANAKADRVRSESERELAALTNRRDSINAQLTNVREMLATLTGAAVAAAGQGGEEGEAVADEESAARSVPAQQSR
- the scy gene encoding polarized growth protein Scy: MRGYDRYEADDHLSQFEAEMERLKKEREKAVDHADDLGYQVEVLRAKLHEARRALATRPASYDNLSQQAESLLRNAQLQADQMRADAERELRDARMETQRLLQERAEQQSRLESELHAEAVRRRQQLDQELAERRSTVESHVNENVAWAEQLRARTEQQAQRLMEETRAESERSLQQAREEAERHADDTRSRMTSEAEKAREEADAILRRARAEAERMLNSASTQAQEASEHAERLRTSSTSESESSRREAADLVRRAGERMQEAEAALREARAEAEQKLTKASEAAEKLLADAESDNEQRLRTAKNEVARMVGEATKESEAIKAEAQQLRDEAKAHAEQMIEEAKAEARSRSAEESANQLAEAARTAEDALDKASEEAKATTRKASEEAERIRHEAQEEADRLRAEAERLVEELEGAAKDDTKEYRERTVEFQEEARRLRGEAEQLRAEAVEEGERLRAEARREAVQQIEEAANHAEELLIKAKADAEDTRSEAAAESERVRTEAIERATSLRRQAEETLERANAEAEELRSTAEQQAGQTRTDADEAGRRIREEAEQAAKDRKAEAAAELERLHTEAEKKLSEAERELREAHTESERLRDEARSETERLRAETAERLRTLQQQAEEEAERLRNEAHSDASQARAEGEALAVQLRSDAVSEAERLRNEAQDTADRIRSEAAAAAERTNTEAAEALEAAREEADRRRREAEELLSGAREEAHRERTDARRQSDELLATARQRVEDAQTEAARLVEEAERRAADMVGTAEETAQQVRDSVTGLHEQAEEEIARRRAAAEKAAAELRREAKEESEAAKSMAETTVAEALDEAERTRTESERVLDEAREEAARRRNDAAEQADRLLAEAREEARRTQTSAEEQADTMVGAARRESDRLVSEAREDSRQVVEKARNDSNTMLEEARSDAVAIRERTQEQRARVEREIEKLHERARRESSEAMQAAGERCDKLVKAAQEQLREAEEKAARLVREADNEASNVRVSAVKKAEGLLKDAEQRKTELVREAEQMRDEARTEAERTVEAGQRELEVLERRQEDINAEISRVQDVLEALESFETPGSGGGPEGGGGKKGGADTGSTNGVKAGVGAGTTRSAGKESGS
- a CDS encoding DUF4440 domain-containing protein, with the protein product MVDESERAVRSAIDGELRLLDPEVRASPALVLELLDPEFAEIGASGRRWDVESVLTVTSGGTVSPDSPVEVSEMAGMALAPGIVHLTYFADNQGRRSWRSSLWRLTEAGWRLYFHQGTPTDGTVESASR
- the mce gene encoding methylmalonyl-CoA epimerase; amino-acid sequence: MLTRIDHIGIACFDLDKTTEFYRATYGFEVFHTEVNEEQGVREAMLRINGTDDGGASYIQLLEPVREDSTVAKWLDKNGEGVHHIAFGTADVDADSEEIRGRGVRVLYDEPRRGSMDSRITFLHPKDCHGVLTELVTAATPHTSGNSSATTSH